Proteins found in one Aliidongia dinghuensis genomic segment:
- a CDS encoding ABC transporter permease subunit, translated as MNGLREGGRLASGHSVGGRPKSGLWAALRARLPRRGLVISAPYLWLGLFFLVPFLLVLKISFADSDTTIPPYTPLFSFDDDSSALQITLHLDNFLRLVSDDPIYLLSYLSSLRNAAVTTVCCLLIGYPMAYAIARARQHLRPVLLMMIVLPFWTSFLIRIYAWIGILKDNGLFNNFLIWLGVIDQPITILNTQTAVYIGMVYAYLPFMVLPLYATLEKLDVSLLEAAMDLGARPLRAFWAVTLPLSLPGIVAGSLLVFIPAVGEFIIPTLLGGADTLTISTQLWSEFFANRDWPMASAVTVVMVALLVVPLMLLQRAQGRAEAQR; from the coding sequence ATGAACGGGCTTCGCGAGGGCGGGCGTCTGGCGAGTGGGCATTCGGTGGGCGGGCGTCCAAAGAGCGGCCTCTGGGCGGCACTCCGCGCCCGGCTGCCGAGGCGCGGCCTCGTCATCTCGGCACCCTATCTCTGGCTGGGGCTGTTCTTCCTCGTGCCGTTCCTGCTGGTCTTGAAGATCAGCTTCGCCGACAGCGACACGACCATTCCGCCCTATACGCCGCTGTTCTCGTTCGACGACGACAGCAGCGCGCTGCAGATCACGCTGCACCTCGACAATTTCCTCCGGCTCGTCAGCGACGACCCGATCTATCTGCTCTCGTACCTGAGCTCGCTCCGGAATGCCGCGGTTACCACGGTCTGCTGCCTCCTGATCGGCTATCCGATGGCCTACGCCATCGCACGGGCGCGCCAGCACCTGCGGCCGGTGCTGCTGATGATGATCGTGCTGCCGTTCTGGACGTCGTTCCTGATCCGCATCTACGCCTGGATCGGCATCCTCAAGGACAACGGGCTCTTCAACAATTTCCTGATCTGGCTCGGCGTCATCGACCAGCCGATCACGATCCTCAACACCCAGACCGCCGTCTACATCGGCATGGTCTATGCCTATCTGCCGTTCATGGTGCTGCCGCTCTACGCGACCCTGGAGAAGCTCGACGTGTCGCTCCTGGAGGCGGCCATGGACCTGGGCGCCCGGCCGCTTCGCGCCTTCTGGGCCGTGACCCTGCCGCTGTCGCTGCCGGGCATCGTCGCGGGCTCGCTGCTGGTCTTCATCCCGGCGGTCGGCGAATTCATCATCCCGACACTGCTCGGCGGCGCCGACACGCTCACCATCTCGACCCAGCTCTGGAGCGAGTTCTTCGCCAACCGCGACTGGCCGATGGCGTCGGCCGTGACGGTCGTCATGGTGGCGCTGCTGGTCGTGCCGCTCATGCTGCTGCAGCGGGCACAGGGCCGAGCGGAGGCCCAACGATGA
- a CDS encoding ABC transporter ATP-binding protein: MTTPSVRESEPWRDLSAEAHIKIDQLVKVFGETRAVDEVSLGIHRGELFSLLGGSGCGKTTLLRMLAGFVTPDAGSIVIDGQDVSRVPPYERPVNMMFQSYALFPHMTVEDNVAFGLRRDGVEKGEIKRRVGEALELVQLGALARRKPGQLSGGQRQRVALARSIIKRPKVLLLDEPLSALDKKLREATQYELRLIQEQVGITFVMVTHDQEEAMTMSTRIAVMNHGKIVQVGTPSEIYEYPQSRFVADFIGSVNLFEGRLRESFADHAVIESAEAGADLVVSHAAGHLPGAALCVAVRPEKLRLAKAADGLDLPNGLAGRVRDVAYLGDSCVYHVTLESGKVVTATAPNLGRWRDQPFGRDEEVIVGWTAQASILVEP, encoded by the coding sequence CATATCAAGATCGATCAGCTCGTGAAGGTCTTCGGCGAGACCCGCGCCGTCGACGAAGTGAGCCTCGGCATCCATCGCGGCGAGCTGTTCTCGCTCCTGGGCGGGTCCGGGTGCGGCAAGACCACGCTTCTGCGCATGCTCGCGGGCTTCGTGACCCCCGATGCCGGCTCGATCGTCATCGACGGCCAGGACGTGAGCCGCGTGCCGCCCTACGAGCGGCCGGTCAACATGATGTTCCAGTCCTATGCCCTCTTCCCGCACATGACGGTCGAGGACAACGTTGCCTTCGGACTGCGGCGCGACGGTGTCGAGAAGGGCGAGATCAAGCGGCGCGTCGGTGAGGCGCTGGAGCTCGTGCAACTGGGGGCACTCGCGCGCCGCAAGCCCGGCCAATTGTCTGGCGGCCAGCGCCAGCGCGTGGCGCTCGCGCGTTCGATCATCAAGCGGCCCAAGGTGCTGCTCCTGGACGAGCCCTTGTCGGCGCTCGACAAGAAGCTGCGCGAGGCGACGCAGTATGAGCTGCGGCTGATTCAGGAGCAGGTCGGCATCACCTTCGTCATGGTCACCCACGACCAGGAGGAGGCGATGACCATGTCGACGCGGATCGCCGTCATGAACCACGGCAAGATCGTCCAGGTCGGCACGCCGAGCGAGATCTACGAATACCCACAGAGCCGCTTCGTCGCGGACTTCATCGGCTCGGTCAACCTGTTCGAGGGGCGCTTGAGGGAGAGCTTCGCCGACCATGCCGTGATCGAAAGCGCCGAGGCCGGCGCCGACCTGGTCGTGAGCCATGCGGCGGGCCATTTGCCGGGCGCCGCCCTCTGCGTCGCGGTCAGGCCCGAGAAGCTCCGGCTCGCCAAGGCCGCGGACGGGCTCGACCTGCCGAACGGGCTCGCAGGCCGGGTGCGCGACGTGGCTTATCTCGGCGATTCCTGCGTCTATCACGTGACGCTCGAGAGCGGCAAAGTGGTCACGGCGACCGCGCCCAACCTCGGCCGCTGGAGGGACCAGCCGTTCGGGCGCGACGAGGAGGTCATCGTCGGCTGGACGGCCCAGGCCTCGATCCTGGTCGAGCCGTGA
- a CDS encoding ABCB family ABC transporter ATP-binding protein/permease gives MLDASSPAVPRRRGSLATLGTLAPYLWPPGEWGLRFRVILAVCCLVVAKIANVFVPILYKRAVDALGGGGNATTAALVAVPLSLILAYGSARVLSLIFSELRDAVFARVAQRAIRTLGLEVFRHLHALSLRFHLARQTGGLTRSIERGTKGIETLLQYMLFNILPTLFEIGLVCVILWRLFDWRFALATFVTVSLYMAYTLVITEWRTKYRRQMNEVDSEANTKAIDSLLNYETVKYFGNEEHEAARFDGALKRYERAAVKSQVSLSILNIGQAAIISVGLTVVMYLAGAGIVAHRMTLGDFVLVNTYLVQLYQPLNFFGFIYREIKQALIDMERMFELMSVEREIADRPGAEPLAIAGATLEFRNVRFGYDPRREILKGVSFVVPAGHTVAVVGSSGAGKSTLSRLLFRFYDIDEGQILIDGQDIRDVTQKSLRAALGIVPQDTVLFNDTITYNIAYGHPGAGTAEIEQAARMAHIHDFILAMPDQYKTIVGERGLKLSGGEKQRVAIARTILKDPAILLFDEATSALDTNTEREIQANLREVSRGRTTLVIAHRLSTIIDADEIIVLEAGRIAERGRHHELIAAQGRYAEMWRKQQEAAEAGQPIEVPPPFFQPA, from the coding sequence ATGTTGGACGCCTCTTCGCCCGCCGTGCCGCGTCGTCGCGGCAGCCTGGCCACGCTCGGCACGCTCGCCCCCTATCTCTGGCCGCCGGGCGAATGGGGCCTCCGCTTCCGCGTGATCCTCGCGGTCTGCTGCCTCGTCGTCGCCAAGATCGCGAACGTCTTTGTCCCGATCCTCTACAAGCGCGCCGTTGACGCGCTGGGTGGCGGTGGCAACGCCACGACGGCGGCGCTCGTCGCGGTGCCGCTCAGCCTGATCCTGGCCTACGGCTCGGCGCGCGTGCTGTCGCTCATCTTCTCGGAGCTGCGCGATGCGGTCTTCGCCCGGGTCGCCCAGCGTGCGATCCGGACCTTGGGTCTCGAGGTGTTCCGCCATCTCCACGCGCTGTCGCTGCGCTTCCACCTGGCGCGGCAGACCGGCGGCCTCACCCGCTCGATCGAGCGCGGCACCAAGGGCATCGAGACGCTGCTGCAGTACATGCTGTTCAACATCCTGCCGACCCTGTTCGAGATCGGCCTGGTGTGCGTCATCCTGTGGCGGCTGTTCGACTGGCGCTTCGCGCTCGCCACTTTCGTCACCGTCTCCCTCTACATGGCCTACACCCTCGTCATCACCGAGTGGCGCACCAAGTACCGGCGCCAGATGAACGAGGTCGATTCCGAGGCGAACACCAAGGCGATCGACAGCCTGTTGAACTACGAGACGGTCAAGTATTTCGGCAACGAGGAGCACGAGGCAGCCCGGTTCGACGGCGCCTTGAAGCGCTACGAGCGCGCCGCGGTCAAGAGCCAGGTCTCGCTCTCGATCCTCAACATCGGCCAGGCGGCGATCATCTCGGTGGGTCTGACGGTGGTCATGTACCTGGCCGGCGCCGGCATCGTCGCGCACCGCATGACCTTGGGCGACTTCGTGCTGGTCAACACCTATCTGGTGCAGCTCTATCAGCCCTTGAACTTCTTCGGCTTCATCTATCGCGAGATCAAGCAGGCCTTGATCGACATGGAGCGCATGTTCGAGCTCATGTCGGTCGAGCGCGAGATCGCCGACCGGCCGGGCGCCGAGCCGCTCGCGATCGCAGGCGCCACACTCGAGTTCCGCAACGTGCGGTTCGGCTACGACCCGCGGCGCGAGATCCTGAAGGGCGTCAGCTTCGTGGTGCCCGCAGGCCACACGGTCGCGGTGGTCGGCTCGTCCGGCGCCGGCAAATCGACCTTGAGCCGCCTGCTCTTCCGCTTCTACGACATCGATGAGGGGCAGATCCTGATCGACGGTCAGGACATCCGCGACGTGACCCAGAAGAGCCTGCGCGCGGCCTTGGGCATCGTTCCGCAGGATACGGTGCTGTTCAACGACACGATCACCTACAACATCGCCTATGGCCACCCCGGCGCCGGCACCGCCGAGATCGAGCAGGCGGCGCGCATGGCGCATATCCACGACTTCATCCTGGCCATGCCCGACCAGTACAAGACCATCGTCGGCGAGCGCGGGCTCAAGCTGTCGGGCGGCGAGAAGCAGCGCGTCGCGATCGCGCGCACCATCCTCAAGGACCCGGCCATCCTGCTGTTCGACGAGGCGACGAGCGCGCTCGACACCAATACCGAGCGCGAGATCCAGGCCAACCTGCGGGAGGTGAGCCGCGGGCGCACCACGCTCGTCATCGCCCATCGGCTCTCGACCATCATCGATGCCGACGAGATCATCGTGCTCGAGGCGGGCCGCATCGCCGAGCGCGGCCGACACCACGAGCTGATCGCGGCCCAAGGCCGCTATGCCGAGATGTGGCGCAAGCAGCAGGAGGCGGCCGAGGCCGGTCAGCCGATCGAAGTGCCGCCGCCGTTCTTTCAGCCGGCGTGA
- the metC gene encoding cystathionine beta-lyase, giving the protein MSADKNTKIETRLVHAGRAPHQNHGVVNPPIYHASTILQPTLDAWDAVRDPGYAGYSYGRFGTPTSRSLEGAVAELYGADEAVAVSSGLAAISVGLMTLTKAGDHILVTDSAYYPCRKICNGVLKKYGVETTYYDPTIGAGIAALIRPETSLIVTESPGSVTFEVQDIPAIVAAAHARGVKVMADNTWATALYFNPFDHGADLVVEAATKYIGGHSDVMMGLVLSRGPNARAARSTANALGHCSGADDLYLAQRGLRTLAVRLARCQETGLTLARWLKARPEVARVLHPALPGDPGHAIWQRDFRGASGLFSFVLHPVERPALARFLDGLMLFGMGASWGGYESLIMPNDPRAIRTATRWTDPGPLLRIHAGLEDPADLIADLEAGFERLAAAGR; this is encoded by the coding sequence ATGTCCGCCGACAAGAATACCAAGATCGAAACGCGCCTCGTCCATGCCGGGCGCGCGCCGCACCAGAATCACGGCGTGGTCAACCCGCCGATCTACCACGCCTCGACCATCCTGCAACCGACGCTCGACGCCTGGGACGCGGTGCGCGATCCCGGCTACGCCGGCTACAGCTATGGCCGGTTCGGCACGCCGACGAGCCGGTCGCTCGAAGGCGCCGTGGCCGAGCTTTACGGCGCCGACGAGGCCGTCGCAGTCTCGTCGGGCCTGGCCGCCATCTCGGTCGGGCTCATGACGCTCACCAAGGCGGGCGACCATATCCTCGTCACCGACAGCGCCTATTACCCGTGCCGCAAGATCTGCAACGGCGTGCTCAAGAAATACGGCGTCGAGACGACCTACTACGACCCGACGATCGGCGCCGGCATTGCAGCGCTCATCCGCCCCGAGACCAGCCTGATCGTCACCGAGTCACCCGGATCGGTCACGTTCGAGGTGCAGGACATTCCGGCGATCGTCGCTGCGGCGCACGCGCGGGGCGTCAAGGTCATGGCCGACAACACCTGGGCGACCGCGCTCTATTTTAACCCGTTCGATCATGGCGCCGATCTCGTGGTCGAGGCGGCGACGAAATATATCGGCGGCCATTCCGACGTGATGATGGGCCTGGTGCTGAGCCGCGGCCCGAATGCGCGCGCCGCGCGATCGACGGCGAACGCGCTCGGCCATTGTTCGGGCGCCGACGATCTCTATCTGGCCCAGCGCGGGCTGCGCACTCTGGCGGTCCGGCTCGCGCGCTGCCAGGAGACCGGCCTCACGCTCGCCCGCTGGCTCAAGGCCCGGCCCGAGGTCGCGCGCGTGCTGCATCCGGCCCTGCCCGGCGATCCGGGCCATGCGATCTGGCAGCGCGACTTCCGCGGCGCCTCGGGCCTGTTCTCCTTCGTGCTCCATCCGGTCGAGCGGCCGGCCCTGGCCCGCTTCCTCGACGGGCTCATGCTCTTCGGCATGGGCGCCAGCTGGGGCGGCTACGAGAGCCTGATCATGCCCAATGATCCGCGCGCGATCCGCACGGCGACCCGCTGGACCGACCCGGGCCCGCTCCTGCGCATCCATGCCGGACTCGAGGATCCGGCCGACCTGATCGCGGACCTCGAGGCCGGCTTCGAGCGGCTGGCGGCGGCCGGCCGCTGA
- a CDS encoding ABC transporter permease subunit — protein MSNGAMTSSGVIDGFVRGRWFLPTALICGLIFLYGPIATLVVYSFNESKLVTVWSGFSVKWYGELAHNEQILDAAWLSLRVAVASATGALVVGTLAGYVLSRFTSFRGRTLFAGMVSAPLVMPEIITGISMLLMFVGLEQAIGWPAGRGVLTIVIAHITFCMSFVAVIVQSRLSGMDVSVEEAAMDLGARPVQVFFLITLPLMTPALVAGWLLAFSLSLDDLVITAFVSGPGSTTLPLVIFSKVRLGLSPEINALATVIITVVSIGVFTAALYQYRKGKSLG, from the coding sequence ATGAGCAACGGGGCAATGACCAGCAGCGGCGTCATCGACGGTTTCGTGCGCGGTCGCTGGTTCCTGCCGACAGCACTCATTTGCGGGCTCATCTTCCTCTATGGGCCGATCGCGACGCTCGTCGTCTACTCGTTCAACGAATCGAAGCTCGTCACCGTCTGGTCCGGCTTCTCGGTCAAATGGTACGGCGAGCTCGCGCATAACGAACAGATCCTGGACGCTGCCTGGCTGTCGCTCCGGGTTGCGGTCGCGAGCGCCACGGGCGCGCTCGTGGTCGGCACGCTCGCGGGCTACGTGCTCTCGCGCTTCACGAGTTTTCGCGGCCGGACGCTGTTCGCCGGCATGGTCTCCGCACCGCTCGTCATGCCCGAGATCATCACCGGCATCTCCATGCTGCTGATGTTCGTGGGCCTGGAGCAGGCGATCGGCTGGCCGGCCGGCCGCGGCGTGCTGACCATCGTCATCGCGCACATCACGTTTTGCATGAGCTTCGTCGCGGTCATCGTGCAGAGCCGGCTCTCCGGCATGGACGTCTCGGTCGAGGAGGCGGCGATGGACCTGGGCGCCCGCCCGGTCCAGGTGTTCTTCCTCATTACACTGCCGCTCATGACGCCGGCGCTGGTCGCGGGCTGGCTGCTCGCCTTCTCGCTCAGCCTCGACGACTTGGTCATCACGGCCTTCGTTTCCGGCCCCGGCTCGACCACGCTGCCGCTCGTGATCTTCTCCAAGGTGCGCCTCGGCCTGAGCCCGGAGATCAACGCGCTCGCGACCGTCATCATCACCGTCGTGTCGATCGGCGTGTTCACGGCAGCGCTCTACCAGTACCGGAAGGGCAAGAGCCTCGGCTAG
- a CDS encoding S8 family serine peptidase — protein sequence MASEQRYLILPKQGFYAPQVGTVIVEPNAGGTIQRLSRTHVVDEGRPLEIKVVDRIGKNGPAVAALDPQDLTWLRREARDIRVLPNRKYHRAIRPLARASYRALSLRSGSAIQTRIFVKERGTGRPLQDVTVIAIVDRATNAGVRRRTGATGQATITLPGSTVIEQLFIYPPAGFWGFHAQNHDLKPGEVFELDPLEIDYRDFLKRSFPMPAPENGGGVKVGVIDTGIDLDHPDIVVSGGCNFVLGEDMNDFGPADGHGTHVAGIIAGKRTGLAPKAEIYSYRVFPYGGGPADTVAISKAIDRAIADGCDFINLSLGGGVKDDALNEAIGAAFEQGCVCIAAAGNSGRSPVGYPAWIKRSLAVSAIGHCDTFPKDSVEAGDIADPRSANDPGIFVAGFSNVGRELDFTAPGVGIISTWIDKGYAVESGTSMACPAVTGAGAALLSRDPGLLKAVRNSRRALGIKELLERSAQSMGLPQSFEGLGQPTI from the coding sequence ATGGCCAGCGAACAACGCTATCTGATCCTCCCGAAGCAAGGCTTCTACGCTCCCCAGGTCGGCACGGTAATCGTCGAACCAAACGCCGGCGGCACGATCCAACGATTGTCGCGAACTCACGTCGTCGACGAAGGTAGGCCCCTGGAGATCAAGGTCGTCGATCGGATAGGGAAAAACGGCCCCGCGGTCGCGGCGCTCGATCCCCAGGATCTGACATGGCTGAGACGGGAGGCGCGCGATATTCGCGTATTGCCGAATCGCAAATATCACCGAGCAATAAGGCCTTTGGCGCGCGCCAGCTATCGTGCCCTGTCGCTCAGAAGCGGTTCGGCCATTCAAACCCGGATTTTCGTCAAGGAGCGCGGAACCGGCAGGCCGCTGCAGGACGTCACAGTGATCGCGATCGTCGATCGTGCGACGAACGCAGGCGTACGGCGGCGAACGGGAGCCACCGGTCAAGCGACGATCACCTTGCCAGGCTCCACGGTGATCGAGCAGCTGTTCATATACCCACCCGCCGGCTTTTGGGGATTCCATGCCCAAAACCACGATTTGAAGCCGGGAGAAGTTTTCGAGCTCGATCCCCTTGAGATCGACTATCGCGATTTTCTCAAACGTTCCTTTCCAATGCCCGCACCGGAGAACGGGGGCGGGGTCAAAGTCGGCGTCATTGATACCGGAATAGATCTCGACCATCCCGACATTGTCGTCTCGGGAGGCTGCAACTTCGTCCTTGGCGAGGATATGAATGACTTCGGGCCAGCGGATGGGCACGGCACTCATGTCGCGGGCATCATCGCGGGCAAGCGCACGGGCCTGGCGCCGAAAGCGGAAATATATAGCTACCGCGTCTTTCCCTACGGCGGCGGCCCGGCCGATACAGTGGCGATTTCCAAAGCGATCGATCGGGCGATTGCCGATGGTTGCGATTTCATCAATCTCAGCTTGGGCGGCGGGGTTAAGGACGATGCCCTCAACGAAGCGATCGGCGCTGCCTTCGAGCAAGGCTGCGTGTGCATTGCCGCCGCGGGCAATTCCGGACGCTCCCCAGTCGGGTATCCGGCCTGGATCAAACGTTCATTGGCCGTATCGGCGATCGGTCACTGCGATACCTTTCCGAAAGATTCCGTCGAAGCTGGCGATATTGCGGATCCCCGATCGGCGAATGATCCGGGCATCTTTGTTGCGGGCTTTTCGAACGTCGGTCGCGAACTCGATTTTACCGCCCCTGGCGTCGGCATCATTTCTACCTGGATCGACAAGGGATATGCCGTCGAAAGTGGAACCTCGATGGCCTGTCCGGCGGTTACCGGAGCGGGTGCGGCGCTCCTGTCGCGCGATCCCGGTCTGCTAAAGGCCGTGCGCAATTCCCGCCGCGCGCTCGGCATCAAGGAACTCCTCGAACGCTCCGCCCAATCGATGGGGCTGCCCCAGTCCTTTGAGGGGTTGGGTCAGCCCACGATTTGA
- a CDS encoding tetratricopeptide repeat protein, translated as MTPSQQSGDRALGRGIGAAVLVLATLTAIAVVPSRADDLEAATAARMGDYATAVSRWRTFAQQGDADSAYQLGHAYETGRGVPQDMHQAEQWYRTAAAAGSGAAAYALGVMAEETEAPNGLPQNTDAAIAWYYKAEAAGDPRAAERLAALGAGAMPEREPAEREPAQRAPKAAPAPAPVPVATRQPPRPEPPRPEARPEALPPDPAATFERAVATWRAHGIDAKDPSVLEALQTAAKQGYPLAQYDLAYAYQHGLGVSAEPARAYAWYRRAESSNGPARLREAAAANRRSLDNRLSDAEKQAASQIDEPQAR; from the coding sequence ATGACGCCGTCTCAGCAATCTGGCGATCGGGCTCTTGGACGCGGTATCGGGGCCGCCGTCCTGGTGCTCGCGACCCTGACAGCCATCGCGGTGGTCCCGAGCCGTGCCGACGACCTGGAAGCGGCGACGGCAGCCAGGATGGGCGACTACGCGACCGCAGTCTCCCGCTGGCGGACCTTTGCCCAGCAGGGTGATGCGGATTCGGCCTATCAGCTGGGCCATGCCTATGAGACCGGCCGCGGCGTGCCGCAAGACATGCATCAGGCCGAACAGTGGTACCGCACCGCCGCGGCGGCAGGCTCCGGGGCCGCTGCCTACGCGCTGGGCGTCATGGCCGAGGAGACCGAGGCGCCCAACGGCCTGCCGCAGAACACGGATGCCGCGATCGCCTGGTACTACAAGGCTGAGGCGGCCGGCGATCCACGGGCGGCCGAGCGGCTGGCGGCGCTCGGTGCCGGCGCGATGCCAGAACGGGAACCTGCGGAACGGGAACCGGCGCAGCGCGCGCCGAAAGCCGCCCCGGCGCCGGCTCCAGTGCCCGTTGCCACTCGCCAACCGCCAAGGCCGGAGCCACCGCGACCCGAGGCCCGGCCAGAAGCGCTGCCGCCCGATCCGGCGGCGACCTTCGAGCGGGCAGTCGCGACCTGGCGTGCGCACGGCATCGACGCCAAGGACCCGTCGGTGCTCGAGGCGCTCCAAACCGCGGCGAAACAGGGCTACCCGCTCGCCCAGTACGATCTCGCCTATGCCTATCAGCACGGGCTGGGCGTGTCGGCGGAACCGGCGCGGGCCTATGCCTGGTACCGGCGCGCTGAGAGCTCGAACGGCCCCGCCCGCCTGCGCGAGGCGGCCGCGGCCAACCGCCGCTCGCTCGACAACCGCCTGTCGGATGCGGAGAAGCAGGCGGCGAGCCAGATCGACGAGCCGCAGGCGCGCTGA
- a CDS encoding AAA family ATPase — MYQTFFGLRQTPFDLAADRSFLVETASQRAALDAIANLVRRRVGVITLEGWVGSGKSELLRAYERNADTDRVRVLQIARRDFDRGTLLEALGEGLVGPFAPPPRLEEMADLLAGRASAGQATVIVLDDAQKLTNEALRALGSLAELGDADDAPLSIVLAVSPPFVDLFSRPAAAALDKRASARVRLPPFTPAEARTLLEERLRRAGAEKPEAVLTPEAIETIVIAAGGIPRKLLALGDRVLRAGFAERRMPVDYATAETAIRGDAKPPAPTPVRVRTPISVEDGEPDRFMPAAGRRISRAVVPVCLLAAAVGLGYWLWNISNETPVRPLVETTTGTPNAAPSVPPPTTPQPTATQPAPARPTTPSPTAPPPTTLTPTAPAVPPQTATVPPLTPPAAPPNASADVLFIPARRGDTLRSIYRTVYRSSRDRPSFEALLAANPGLSSDKRLEAGELVALPGPPSRN; from the coding sequence ATGTATCAAACCTTTTTCGGCCTGCGTCAGACCCCGTTCGATCTCGCGGCGGATAGGTCTTTCCTGGTCGAGACCGCGAGCCAGCGGGCCGCACTCGATGCGATTGCCAATCTGGTCCGCCGCCGCGTCGGCGTCATCACGCTCGAAGGCTGGGTCGGCAGTGGCAAGTCGGAGCTGCTCAGGGCCTATGAGCGCAATGCCGACACCGACCGGGTGCGCGTGCTGCAGATCGCCCGGCGCGATTTCGACCGCGGGACCTTGCTCGAAGCCTTGGGCGAGGGGCTGGTCGGGCCGTTCGCGCCGCCGCCGCGTCTCGAGGAAATGGCAGACCTGCTTGCTGGCCGTGCCTCGGCGGGCCAGGCGACGGTCATCGTGCTCGACGATGCGCAGAAACTGACCAACGAGGCGCTGCGCGCCCTGGGCTCGCTCGCCGAGCTTGGCGACGCCGACGACGCGCCGTTGTCGATCGTGCTTGCCGTGTCGCCGCCCTTCGTCGACCTGTTCTCGCGGCCGGCGGCGGCGGCGCTCGACAAGCGGGCGAGCGCGCGGGTGCGCCTGCCGCCGTTTACGCCAGCCGAGGCGCGGACCCTGCTCGAGGAGCGGCTGAGAAGAGCCGGGGCAGAGAAGCCGGAGGCGGTGCTGACACCGGAGGCGATCGAGACGATCGTCATCGCCGCGGGCGGCATTCCGCGCAAGCTGCTGGCGCTCGGCGATCGGGTGCTGCGCGCGGGCTTCGCCGAGCGGCGCATGCCGGTCGACTATGCCACGGCCGAGACGGCGATCCGCGGCGACGCCAAGCCGCCGGCGCCGACGCCGGTCCGCGTGCGAACGCCGATCAGCGTCGAGGACGGGGAGCCCGACCGGTTCATGCCGGCGGCCGGTCGGCGGATTTCGCGTGCGGTGGTGCCGGTCTGCCTGCTGGCGGCAGCGGTCGGCCTCGGCTACTGGCTCTGGAACATCTCGAACGAGACGCCGGTGCGGCCGCTTGTCGAAACCACGACCGGCACCCCCAACGCCGCGCCGTCTGTCCCGCCGCCGACAACGCCGCAACCGACGGCCACGCAGCCAGCACCGGCGCGACCGACAACCCCGTCGCCGACCGCCCCGCCGCCGACCACGCTCACGCCGACCGCGCCGGCGGTGCCGCCGCAAACGGCGACCGTGCCGCCACTGACCCCGCCGGCCGCGCCGCCGAACGCATCGGCCGACGTGCTGTTCATTCCGGCGCGGCGCGGCGACACGCTGCGCTCGATCTATCGGACCGTCTACCGATCGTCGCGCGATCGGCCGTCGTTTGAAGCGTTGCTGGCGGCGAACCCGGGTCTCTCATCGGACAAGCGGCTCGAGGCCGGGGAGCTGGTGGCGCTGCCCGGTCCTCCTTCCAGAAATTAG